A part of Candidatus Omnitrophota bacterium genomic DNA contains:
- a CDS encoding nitroreductase family protein → MHSFLELVNKRSSVRRYSARPIPREVIGRCLEAARLAPSACNSQPWYFIIVDDPSLKDKISAAAFSGIYSMNSFAKNAPALAVVVREKSSRLAAAGGCFRGVQYNLIDIGIACEHFILQAAEDGVGTCWLGWFNERAVKKALGIPREKKADMIISMGYPEKISERPKTRKSLDEISTFNNPHKS, encoded by the coding sequence ATGCATTCTTTTCTCGAACTTGTAAATAAAAGAAGCAGCGTGAGAAGGTATTCCGCGAGGCCGATACCGCGGGAAGTCATTGGTAGATGCCTCGAGGCAGCGCGGCTGGCGCCGTCTGCCTGCAATTCACAGCCATGGTATTTTATAATAGTCGACGACCCCTCATTGAAGGATAAGATTTCAGCTGCGGCCTTTTCCGGAATATATTCGATGAACTCGTTCGCTAAAAACGCGCCTGCGCTTGCTGTAGTGGTCAGAGAGAAATCCAGCCGGCTTGCTGCTGCCGGAGGATGTTTCAGGGGCGTTCAGTACAATCTGATAGATATCGGCATAGCATGCGAGCATTTTATTCTGCAGGCCGCGGAGGATGGTGTCGGGACATGCTGGCTCGGCTGGTTCAATGAAAGAGCGGTAAAGAAGGCTCTGGGCATACCAAGAGAGAAGAAGGCCGACATGATAATAAGCATGGGTTATCCTGAAAAGATAAGCGAGAGGCCCAAGACGAGAAAGTCTTTAGACGAGATCAGCACCTTCAATAATCCCCACAAATCATAA
- a CDS encoding cytochrome c: protein MKVVILVAIMILFGCAAATKQLNAQARDPDLLYRAKCTACHRLYPPQDYTYQKFQVYVTRYGSGLSDEERPRLLDYLAENAKQERE from the coding sequence TTGAAAGTGGTAATTTTGGTAGCCATAATGATCTTGTTTGGCTGTGCCGCCGCGACAAAACAACTTAACGCCCAAGCGCGAGACCCGGATTTATTATACCGCGCTAAATGTACGGCGTGTCATAGATTATATCCGCCCCAGGATTATACTTATCAGAAGTTTCAGGTATACGTAACAAGATACGGTTCAGGCCTTAGTGACGAAGAGCGGCCCAGGCTTTTAGACTATTTAGCAGAGAACGCAAAACAGGAGCGCGAATGA
- a CDS encoding NADH-quinone oxidoreductase subunit N produces the protein MTIIENIRFIAPEIILLGFSITILISSLFIRNKHILGALALLAVVAASLCLPQSHKTNPVIFFDMLTNDSFSLFFKEICLFVTGIVILISMGYKALKEESMGEYYFLLLNAAIALLLAVSSNNLLMIYISLEMLSLISYILVAFLKHDPLSSEGALKYFLFGALSTGIMLYGISLAYGLFGTTDLSLISSALKAGQVNIFVALILLILILAGISFKCALVPFHMWAPDAYQGAPTAVTAFISAGPKAAGFAILLRIFTENFLPLYANWSGLVMLISIFTMTIGNVIAISQSNIKRMLAYSSIAQAGYILIGFVVGTASGMEGVMYYILAYALMNLGAFGCIILVSNSIGSDAIEDYAGLSKKNPFTAFMLTVFLLSLAGVPPLAGFLGKFLVFAAAIQSKFILLAIAGVVNSVVAAYYYMRVIKFMYLDEPKVASAGQRSLPLQAALVIVMTGVLIVGLYPAPFLNWVRASQSFLF, from the coding sequence TTGACCATCATTGAAAATATAAGATTTATCGCTCCGGAGATCATACTGCTTGGATTTTCGATTACAATTCTGATCTCTTCATTATTCATCAGAAATAAGCATATACTGGGAGCACTTGCCCTTTTAGCGGTTGTAGCCGCGTCATTATGCCTGCCGCAAAGCCATAAAACGAATCCGGTCATCTTTTTTGACATGCTCACCAACGATTCATTCTCTCTATTTTTTAAAGAGATATGCTTATTCGTCACCGGCATCGTAATCCTGATCTCGATGGGTTATAAGGCGTTAAAAGAAGAATCCATGGGAGAATATTATTTTCTTCTTCTAAACGCCGCTATCGCGCTCCTTCTGGCGGTTTCGTCAAATAACCTGCTCATGATCTACATATCACTTGAGATGCTTTCGTTAATTTCATACATCCTGGTCGCGTTCCTTAAACACGACCCTTTATCAAGCGAGGGAGCTTTGAAATATTTCCTGTTCGGCGCTCTTTCAACAGGCATAATGCTTTACGGTATTTCTTTGGCCTATGGATTATTCGGCACTACAGACCTGTCTCTGATTTCAAGCGCCTTGAAAGCAGGGCAAGTGAACATTTTTGTCGCATTAATTCTGCTTATACTAATATTGGCAGGCATCAGTTTCAAATGCGCGCTCGTGCCGTTCCATATGTGGGCGCCAGACGCATATCAAGGAGCGCCTACGGCTGTCACTGCGTTCATTTCTGCCGGGCCGAAGGCCGCAGGTTTTGCCATACTGTTGCGCATATTTACGGAAAATTTTCTTCCCCTATACGCCAACTGGTCGGGCCTGGTCATGCTCATATCGATTTTTACCATGACCATCGGAAATGTCATAGCTATTTCTCAAAGCAACATAAAACGCATGCTGGCATACTCATCCATAGCTCAGGCCGGATATATACTCATAGGCTTTGTTGTCGGAACCGCGTCGGGGATGGAAGGCGTCATGTATTATATCCTTGCCTACGCTCTCATGAACTTAGGCGCCTTTGGATGTATTATTCTGGTTTCAAACTCTATAGGAAGTGACGCAATAGAAGATTATGCGGGACTCTCCAAAAAGAATCCTTTCACCGCATTCATGCTGACCGTATTTTTACTATCGCTCGCGGGGGTACCGCCGTTAGCGGGGTTTTTGGGAAAATTCCTGGTATTTGCCGCCGCGATCCAATCGAAGTTCATTCTTCTTGCTATAGCAGGTGTCGTAAATAGTGTGGTAGCGGCGTATTACTATATGCGGGTAATCAAGTTTATGTACCTTGATGAACCAAAAGTGGCGAGTGCCGGGCAAAGATCATTGCCTCTTCAGGCCGCGCTTGTTATAGTAATGACAGGCGTGTTAATAGTAGGCCTCTATCCCGCTCCTTTTTTAAATTGGGTCAGGGCGTCGCAATCATTCTTATTTTAA
- a CDS encoding NADH-quinone oxidoreductase subunit M: MHFPILSYIVFLPLVGGILILFAPKRNIVLIKTIATAATAISFILSVLLLLKFNHSSSAMQFEEIASWIPSINVFYHLGVDGLSIGLIVLTTLLSFLACIGSYGIDTRQKEYFFLYLLLSTGMLGTFAALDLVLFYVLWEIVLVPMYFLIGIWGGPRKEYAAIKFFIYTLAGSVFMLLGILALYFMSAPHTFNILELGKTGNALTLGMQIIIFIAFYLGFAVKVPAFPFHTWLPDAHVEAPTPISVLLAGVLLKMGGYGFFRISFPLLRDAAHYFALPFAIVGVINIVYGAFVAMAQTDFKKMVAYSSVSHMGFVMLGLASMSVTGLNGALLEMFNHGIITGGMFFLVGVLYDRAHTRELDKFGGLGVKMPVYGGILTVFTLASLGLPGLSGFVSEFMALMGAYPVFKIITIVSVLGLIITAGYFLYMIQRVLLGPLNQKWAAILDINKRELFTLIPLAIITIAIGVYPLLALKYQLVSVNSLIQKLGGLIF; the protein is encoded by the coding sequence ATGCATTTCCCGATTTTGTCTTATATTGTATTTTTGCCGCTGGTTGGCGGCATATTAATACTTTTCGCTCCCAAAAGAAATATAGTATTGATAAAAACGATCGCCACGGCTGCCACCGCTATTTCTTTTATACTCTCCGTCCTTTTATTGCTGAAGTTTAACCACTCAAGCAGCGCAATGCAATTTGAGGAGATCGCAAGCTGGATCCCGTCGATAAATGTATTCTATCACCTCGGCGTAGACGGCTTAAGTATCGGCCTTATAGTCCTGACGACTTTATTGAGTTTCCTGGCGTGCATAGGATCTTACGGCATAGATACACGGCAGAAGGAATATTTCTTCTTATATCTACTGCTCTCAACCGGCATGCTCGGCACATTTGCCGCGCTCGACCTTGTCCTATTCTATGTCCTATGGGAAATAGTATTGGTCCCGATGTATTTTTTGATAGGCATCTGGGGCGGCCCGAGAAAAGAATACGCTGCCATAAAGTTCTTTATATATACCCTGGCAGGCTCGGTCTTCATGCTTCTGGGTATACTTGCGCTCTACTTCATGTCCGCGCCGCATACTTTCAATATATTGGAACTCGGTAAAACGGGAAATGCCTTGACGCTGGGTATGCAGATCATAATATTCATAGCTTTTTATCTCGGGTTCGCGGTAAAAGTCCCGGCCTTCCCCTTCCACACATGGCTTCCTGACGCGCACGTCGAAGCGCCGACCCCTATAAGCGTTTTACTGGCCGGTGTTTTGCTTAAGATGGGAGGGTATGGTTTCTTCAGAATAAGTTTTCCGTTATTAAGGGACGCAGCGCATTATTTTGCGCTGCCATTTGCTATCGTCGGTGTAATAAACATAGTTTACGGAGCGTTCGTGGCAATGGCACAGACAGATTTTAAAAAAATGGTCGCTTATTCATCTGTAAGCCACATGGGATTTGTAATGCTCGGCCTGGCCAGCATGTCTGTAACCGGGCTTAACGGCGCTCTTCTTGAAATGTTCAATCACGGAATAATAACAGGCGGGATGTTCTTCCTGGTCGGCGTGCTTTATGATCGCGCGCATACAAGAGAGCTTGATAAATTCGGGGGGCTTGGCGTGAAGATGCCTGTCTATGGCGGGATACTGACCGTATTCACGCTCGCATCGCTGGGCCTTCCCGGCTTAAGCGGGTTCGTAAGTGAATTCATGGCGCTTATGGGAGCATATCCTGTATTCAAAATAATAACTATTGTTTCCGTCTTAGGATTAATCATAACCGCGGGATATTTCTTATATATGATCCAGAGAGTGCTTCTTGGGCCTTTAAATCAAAAATGGGCGGCCATTCTTGATATAAATAAACGCGAGCTTTTTACATTGATACCCCTTGCGATAATCACAATAGCGATAGGCGTATATCCTTTATTAGCGCTTAAATACCAGCTTGTATCTGTCAACTCACTCATACAAAAACTCGGGGGATTGATATTTTGA
- the nuoL gene encoding NADH-quinone oxidoreductase subunit L: protein MVNIAHLIPVFPFLAFVINIFFGRKIKKISAIVSILACGISLCLSIYTFALLLKGHGSYTLFKWIVFGATSLNVGVIVDPLTCMMLLVVTIIGTLIQIYSIGYMKDDPRFSRFFAYMSLFMSSMLGLLLADNFITLLIFWEGVGLCSYLLISFWFEKTSAAKAGMKAFVTTRIGDAGLLIGVFILFFSAHTVHFSGLAGITDHSPLFTAAALLIFCGAIGKSAQVPLHVWLPDAMEGPTPVSALIHAATMVAAGVYLVARCFVLFLAHQPALIWVAYIGATTAIFAATIATVNNDIKRILAYSTISQLGFMMIGLGVGGYSAGTFHLMTHAFFKALLFLCAGSVIHSIHTQDIRQMGGIFQKMKITGMTFVIASLAISGVPPFSGFWSKDEILSEALHSGHPYLFAIAMITSLLTAFYMFRLIFLVLFGKPRSELHPHESPKVMTIPLSILAIFAIFIGFVGSPFMHNAFQAFIHPGLSENSESLAPNYLVMLLSTLAASLGIGTAYLFYIMKNKILPLGIRNKFAPLYNLLYNKYYIDEIYEFIFIKPAVRLARLASKFDLGIIDGAVNGTARVAVILSKIKAWIDRYIVDGAVNMTANVVGLFSATLRRIQTGYIQTYLLIAFFCLALIIFVKLIGG, encoded by the coding sequence ATGGTAAACATAGCGCACCTAATACCGGTTTTCCCTTTTTTAGCATTTGTGATAAATATCTTTTTCGGTCGGAAGATTAAAAAGATAAGCGCGATTGTGTCGATCCTTGCCTGTGGCATCTCTTTGTGCCTTTCCATTTATACGTTTGCCTTATTACTTAAGGGCCATGGCTCGTATACCCTATTTAAGTGGATCGTATTCGGCGCCACGTCATTAAATGTCGGCGTAATAGTCGACCCGTTAACCTGTATGATGCTTCTTGTTGTGACTATCATCGGAACGCTTATCCAGATATATTCTATAGGCTACATGAAGGATGATCCGCGTTTTTCCAGATTCTTCGCCTATATGTCGCTTTTTATGAGTTCGATGCTCGGGCTTCTTCTCGCCGACAACTTTATTACGCTTCTGATATTCTGGGAAGGAGTAGGGCTCTGCTCGTACCTATTAATCTCATTCTGGTTCGAAAAAACATCTGCCGCGAAAGCAGGCATGAAGGCATTCGTAACTACGAGGATAGGAGATGCCGGCCTTTTGATCGGCGTATTTATCCTATTCTTCTCGGCTCACACGGTACATTTCAGCGGACTGGCCGGCATAACCGACCACAGCCCATTATTCACTGCGGCGGCGTTACTGATATTCTGCGGCGCTATAGGAAAATCCGCACAGGTTCCGCTTCATGTATGGCTGCCTGACGCCATGGAGGGTCCCACACCTGTCTCGGCACTGATCCACGCAGCGACAATGGTCGCCGCAGGAGTGTATCTGGTCGCCAGATGCTTTGTATTATTTTTGGCGCATCAGCCGGCGCTGATCTGGGTGGCGTATATCGGCGCGACTACGGCTATCTTTGCCGCCACCATCGCGACTGTAAATAATGACATAAAACGTATACTTGCGTATTCGACCATAAGCCAGCTGGGGTTCATGATGATAGGCCTGGGTGTGGGCGGATATTCCGCGGGAACATTCCATCTCATGACGCACGCCTTTTTTAAGGCTCTTCTCTTCCTATGCGCCGGCAGCGTAATACATTCTATACATACTCAGGATATACGCCAGATGGGCGGCATATTTCAAAAGATGAAGATTACGGGCATGACTTTTGTAATAGCGAGTCTCGCAATTTCAGGCGTGCCGCCATTCTCCGGATTCTGGTCAAAAGACGAGATACTGTCCGAGGCCTTGCATAGCGGACATCCTTATCTTTTTGCAATAGCGATGATAACGAGCCTTTTGACGGCATTTTACATGTTCAGGCTTATATTTTTGGTCCTATTCGGAAAACCGCGGTCGGAACTCCACCCTCATGAATCTCCGAAAGTAATGACCATCCCACTGTCTATACTGGCGATATTTGCTATATTTATAGGCTTCGTGGGGTCCCCTTTTATGCATAATGCGTTTCAGGCCTTTATCCATCCCGGCCTATCCGAGAATTCCGAGAGCCTCGCCCCGAATTATCTCGTCATGCTTCTTTCTACTCTTGCGGCATCGTTAGGCATAGGGACAGCGTATCTATTCTATATAATGAAGAACAAAATATTGCCGCTTGGAATACGAAATAAATTCGCGCCCCTGTATAACCTCTTATATAACAAATATTATATCGATGAAATTTATGAATTTATATTTATTAAACCGGCTGTCCGCCTGGCCCGCCTTGCGTCTAAATTCGATCTGGGCATAATAGATGGCGCCGTTAATGGGACTGCCCGGGTGGCTGTTATCTTAAGTAAGATAAAAGCCTGGATAGACCGTTATATAGTGGACGGCGCGGTAAATATGACTGCGAATGTCGTGGGATTATTTTCAGCCACATTGCGGCGGATTCAAACGGGTTATATCCAGACGTATTTACTCATAGCGTTCTTCTGCCTGGCGCTTATTATTTTTGTTAAATTAATAGGAGGATAA
- the nuoK gene encoding NADH-quinone oxidoreductase subunit NuoK translates to MICQSHFLILSAALFSIGIFGILTRRNAIGILMSIELILNAANINLIMFNKFLGSNDGLGQIFALFVIAIAAASAVVGLGLVISIYRNVKTILVNKLNLMKW, encoded by the coding sequence ATGATCTGCCAGAGCCATTTTTTGATCTTGAGCGCGGCACTGTTTTCAATAGGTATATTCGGAATCTTAACACGCAGGAATGCCATCGGGATTTTAATGTCTATCGAATTGATATTAAACGCGGCTAATATAAACCTGATAATGTTCAATAAATTTTTGGGGTCAAACGACGGTTTGGGCCAGATATTTGCCCTTTTCGTAATAGCTATTGCCGCTGCTTCGGCCGTAGTCGGTCTGGGTTTGGTGATCTCGATATACAGAAATGTGAAGACTATATTGGTAAATAAACTAAATTTAATGAAATGGTAA
- a CDS encoding NADH-quinone oxidoreductase subunit J, whose product MSGLIQLLNNTGIPQDIVIKATFYTIACGTLLFAALVVMSRNIFHSAIYLALTLIGIACVYLYLDAEFLAIVQILIYVGAIVTLFIFTIMLTAQGDTGSMREMIRRIWIPALASLAIFFILIKVTARAAWHAVGQETAPLGLPQLGKLLMSKYVLPFEVISLISLAALVGAIVIGRQGKR is encoded by the coding sequence GTGAGTGGATTAATCCAACTGTTAAATAATACCGGCATTCCTCAAGACATAGTGATCAAAGCGACATTCTATACAATCGCTTGCGGCACGTTACTATTCGCAGCTTTAGTCGTGATGAGCCGTAACATATTCCATAGCGCTATATATCTTGCCCTCACGCTGATAGGCATAGCGTGCGTCTACTTATATTTAGACGCGGAATTCCTGGCTATCGTGCAGATCCTGATCTATGTAGGCGCCATAGTAACATTATTCATCTTTACAATAATGCTGACCGCGCAAGGCGATACCGGCTCTATGCGTGAAATGATCCGGCGCATATGGATTCCCGCGTTAGCATCACTGGCAATATTTTTTATACTTATTAAAGTGACAGCCAGGGCTGCCTGGCATGCCGTCGGGCAGGAGACGGCGCCTTTGGGCCTTCCGCAGTTGGGAAAACTTCTGATGTCAAAATATGTCCTGCCATTTGAAGTCATATCTTTGATCTCGCTGGCGGCACTTGTCGGGGCCATAGTCATCGGAAGGCAGGGGAAGAGATGA
- a CDS encoding NADH-quinone oxidoreductase subunit I, with translation MVIIKTINFLKNVIGGAWSLVKGLAITLKYHLRPAITLQYPTQKQPMTERFRGLVDLRREKCIVCNQCVKICPTACLAITHKEADKKKSLETFKYNMELCCFCGLCQQVCPTSAVYMNKIYEISVYDRNKLYIDLLDPEKYSEWINPTVK, from the coding sequence ATGGTTATTATTAAAACGATAAATTTTTTGAAAAATGTTATCGGCGGCGCGTGGAGCCTCGTAAAGGGGCTTGCAATTACGCTAAAGTACCACTTAAGGCCCGCGATAACGCTCCAGTATCCGACGCAAAAACAGCCTATGACAGAACGATTCAGAGGGCTGGTGGACTTGCGCCGTGAAAAATGCATCGTCTGCAACCAATGCGTAAAGATATGCCCGACAGCGTGCCTTGCCATTACCCATAAAGAGGCAGATAAGAAAAAATCTCTTGAGACGTTTAAATACAACATGGAACTTTGCTGTTTTTGCGGGCTGTGCCAGCAGGTATGCCCGACGAGCGCGGTATACATGAATAAGATATATGAGATAAGCGTATACGACCGTAATAAATTATATATAGACCTGTTAGATCCGGAGAAGTATAGTGAGTGGATTAATCCAACTGTTAAATAA
- the nuoH gene encoding NADH-quinone oxidoreductase subunit NuoH yields the protein MLTMLTFILMLATGFAVLGFIAASAMFLIWWERKISAHIQSRFGPMRVGWHGVLQSIADAVKLLLKEDIRPAEADKLVWWLAPFFVVVPTVMAFVTIPFGRTLIPKDLNVGILYMMAISSICVIGIFMAGWGSNNKYSLLGGMRSAAQIISYEVPMILSVVIVAMHANSFSMQKIVEAQEKCWYIFHPDMILAFVIYTIAATAEVNRAPFDIPEAESELVAGFHTEYSGMKFAMFFVGEYTSLFIIAAIATTLFFGGWQGPILPPVAWFLIKTYALIFIWMWVRWTFPRVRVDQLMAFAWKVLTPVAFINLAVSGWLLLKR from the coding sequence ATGTTAACCATGCTTACCTTTATACTAATGCTGGCGACAGGGTTCGCGGTGCTCGGCTTCATCGCGGCGTCCGCCATGTTCCTTATCTGGTGGGAAAGAAAAATATCGGCCCATATACAATCCAGATTCGGGCCTATGCGCGTCGGATGGCACGGCGTTTTACAGTCGATTGCGGACGCGGTTAAACTTTTACTCAAAGAAGATATAAGGCCCGCCGAAGCGGATAAATTGGTGTGGTGGCTGGCGCCGTTCTTTGTCGTGGTCCCCACGGTCATGGCCTTCGTAACAATACCATTCGGCAGAACCCTTATTCCGAAGGATTTAAATGTCGGCATCCTTTACATGATGGCTATCTCTTCTATATGCGTGATCGGGATATTCATGGCGGGCTGGGGTTCTAATAATAAATATTCCCTGCTCGGCGGCATGAGGTCAGCGGCGCAAATAATAAGCTATGAGGTCCCGATGATACTATCGGTGGTCATCGTAGCAATGCACGCTAATTCGTTTTCGATGCAAAAAATAGTCGAGGCGCAGGAAAAGTGCTGGTATATATTCCACCCGGACATGATATTGGCCTTCGTAATCTATACTATAGCCGCTACTGCCGAAGTAAATAGGGCCCCCTTCGACATACCCGAGGCCGAATCGGAGCTCGTCGCGGGATTTCATACGGAATATTCGGGAATGAAATTCGCCATGTTCTTCGTGGGGGAATACACGAGCCTTTTCATTATAGCGGCAATCGCGACCACGCTCTTCTTCGGAGGTTGGCAAGGTCCGATATTACCGCCTGTGGCGTGGTTTCTGATCAAGACATACGCTCTCATATTTATCTGGATGTGGGTCAGGTGGACATTCCCGCGTGTAAGGGTGGACCAATTGATGGCATTCGCGTGGAAAGTTTTAACACCAGTTGCGTTTATTAATCTGGCGGTATCAGGATGGTTATTATTAAAACGATAA
- a CDS encoding NADH-quinone oxidoreductase subunit D, producing MDTIQTKDICTEEFLINMGPQHPSTHGVLSLELKLDGEMIKGCTTHIGYLHRSMEKIAENRTYTQFIPFTDRLDYVASMNNNLAYVMAVEKLMKLEIPQRAKYIRVIIAELNRIASHLLAVGTFAQDLGAFATPLFYCFREREKIVDIFDKICGNRLTYNYTRVGGVQFDLPKGIDEDIKKFIKYMRSKVDDYDWLLTYNTIFLARSKHIGVLPKDLAINYSVTGPNLRASGVKWDLRRDEPYLVYDKFKFDIPVGENGDAWDRYKVRIEEIRQSLRIIEQAIEALPEGDPTAKAGRIHKPAAGEAYMRTENPRGELGFFIVSDGSMYPYRLKIRSPSFSNLAVLPELISGLKIADIVCVLGSLDIIMGEIDR from the coding sequence ATGGATACGATACAGACAAAAGATATATGCACCGAGGAGTTCCTTATCAATATGGGACCCCAGCATCCCTCCACGCACGGCGTCCTTTCGCTTGAATTGAAACTGGACGGGGAGATGATCAAAGGCTGCACCACTCACATCGGTTATCTGCACCGCTCCATGGAAAAAATAGCCGAAAACCGCACCTATACGCAGTTCATCCCATTTACAGACAGGCTTGACTATGTCGCATCCATGAATAATAACCTTGCCTATGTAATGGCCGTTGAAAAACTGATGAAATTGGAGATCCCACAGCGCGCAAAATATATACGTGTCATTATAGCCGAACTCAACAGGATCGCAAGCCATCTGCTCGCGGTCGGCACTTTTGCCCAGGACCTGGGAGCTTTCGCGACCCCCTTATTCTATTGTTTCCGTGAGCGCGAAAAGATAGTAGATATATTTGACAAGATATGCGGAAACCGCCTTACCTATAACTATACGCGCGTAGGCGGGGTTCAGTTCGATCTTCCTAAAGGCATAGATGAAGATATAAAGAAATTCATCAAATATATGCGGTCAAAAGTCGATGACTATGATTGGCTCCTTACCTACAATACGATATTTCTCGCCAGATCCAAACACATAGGTGTGCTTCCTAAAGACCTTGCGATAAATTACAGCGTAACCGGGCCTAATCTGCGCGCGTCCGGCGTAAAATGGGACTTAAGACGGGACGAGCCGTATCTTGTATATGATAAGTTCAAATTTGATATACCCGTAGGAGAAAACGGCGACGCCTGGGATAGATACAAGGTGAGGATAGAGGAGATACGCCAGAGCTTGAGGATCATCGAACAGGCCATCGAAGCGCTGCCGGAAGGTGACCCTACCGCAAAGGCAGGACGCATCCATAAACCGGCCGCGGGCGAAGCATATATGAGGACGGAAAATCCGCGAGGCGAATTGGGTTTTTTCATTGTAAGCGATGGATCTATGTATCCATACAGATTAAAGATAAGGAGCCCTTCCTTTTCCAATCTGGCTGTCTTGCCGGAATTAATAAGCGGATTAAAAATAGCTGACATCGTCTGCGTCTTGGGCAGCCTCGATATCATCATGGGAGAGATAGACAGATAA
- a CDS encoding NADH-quinone oxidoreductase subunit C — protein sequence MLSSEISAAIINKFPDALEGPVSGSIVISKESLLDVAQYLKSGKLAFDNLHCITAIDTKEKIELNYTLYSIREHHAISLKIYLTYDDLHVGSLTGIWKSANWLEREVYDLFGVNFLNHPDLRRILNPYDWKEYPLRKNYSNPEFIAKPRL from the coding sequence ATGCTCTCAAGTGAAATATCCGCAGCTATTATAAATAAATTTCCGGACGCTTTAGAAGGGCCGGTAAGCGGTTCTATCGTTATATCCAAAGAATCGCTTTTGGATGTGGCGCAATATTTAAAAAGCGGCAAGCTTGCCTTTGATAATCTTCATTGCATAACCGCGATAGACACAAAAGAAAAGATAGAGTTAAATTATACCCTCTATTCCATCCGCGAGCATCATGCTATAAGTCTTAAAATATATTTAACTTATGATGATCTGCATGTTGGCAGCTTAACAGGGATCTGGAAATCGGCCAACTGGCTGGAGCGCGAGGTATACGACCTGTTCGGAGTCAATTTTTTAAACCACCCGGACCTTCGCCGGATACTTAATCCCTATGACTGGAAAGAATATCCTCTGCGAAAAAATTATTCCAATCCGGAATTCATCGCAAAGCCAAGATTATAA
- the nuoB gene encoding NADH-quinone oxidoreductase subunit NuoB: MPGGGLFLTTSESLLKWGKASSLWPMTFGLACCAIEMIATGASRFDIDRFGAGVFRASPRQCDVMVVAGTICVKMNDCIKRLYAQMPEPKYVIAMGNCAISGGIFYYDTYSVTKGTDALGIPVDVYIPGCPPRPENLLFGIMKLQEKIRKEKDALK; the protein is encoded by the coding sequence ATGCCCGGAGGCGGATTATTTCTCACAACGAGCGAGAGTCTTTTAAAGTGGGGCAAGGCCTCTTCCTTGTGGCCGATGACGTTCGGGCTGGCCTGCTGCGCCATAGAGATGATAGCTACAGGCGCTTCACGTTTCGATATAGACAGGTTCGGCGCGGGAGTATTCCGCGCGAGCCCAAGGCAGTGCGATGTCATGGTAGTAGCAGGTACAATATGCGTCAAGATGAACGATTGTATCAAGCGTCTCTACGCGCAGATGCCTGAACCTAAATATGTTATTGCCATGGGAAATTGCGCCATATCGGGAGGCATATTCTACTATGACACCTATTCTGTTACGAAGGGCACGGATGCCCTCGGTATACCGGTAGATGTATATATACCCGGCTGCCCTCCCCGCCCTGAAAATCTGCTCTTCGGGATAATGAAACTACAGGAAAAAATAAGGAAAGAGAAAGATGCTCTCAAGTGA
- the ndhC gene encoding NADH-quinone oxidoreductase subunit A, translating to MIIGNYGIVGLFFILGIVFVAGAFIVSWLLRPRAPSPEKNATYECGEVLKGCARVQFNVSYYLVALLFVIFDIEVLFLVPWATVFRDLGIVSYIEMMIFIAILVFGLIYAWKKGVFEWQ from the coding sequence ATGATTATCGGAAATTACGGCATTGTAGGCCTTTTTTTCATTTTAGGGATCGTATTCGTGGCGGGCGCGTTTATTGTGTCATGGCTGCTCCGTCCGCGGGCGCCGAGCCCCGAAAAAAACGCTACCTACGAATGCGGCGAGGTATTAAAAGGGTGCGCGAGGGTGCAATTTAACGTCAGTTACTATCTTGTCGCCCTCTTATTCGTAATATTCGACATAGAGGTCTTGTTTTTAGTCCCCTGGGCTACCGTATTCCGGGACCTCGGGATAGTTTCATACATTGAAATGATGATATTTATAGCTATACTTGTATTCGGATTGATATACGCCTGGAAAAAAGGAGTTTTCGAATGGCAGTAA